GCTCGCCAGTAACGAGAACCCGCTCGGCCCCTCCAGGAAGGCCGTGGAGGCGATATCCGGGGCGCTCGGCTCGCTCAACCGCTACCCGGACGGCTCGTGCTACTACCTTAAGCAAAAGCTCTCTGAAAGGCTCGGCGTGGCCCCGGAGATGATCATCCCCGGGAACGGCTCAAATGAGGTAATCGAGCTTATTATAAGGACTTTTCTCCGCCCCGGTGATGAGGTCCTCATGGGCGACCCCTCCTTTGCCGTCTACCCGCTCGTGGTGCAGGCGGCCGGAGGCGAGGCCGTAAGGGTGGATCTAAAAGGGCTCACCATAGACCTCCAGGCAATGGCGGAACGGCTCGTCGATAAGACGCGGGTGGTCTTCATATCCAACCCGAATAACCCGACCGGAACTATCGTTACCTCCTCCGAGCTCGACCGCTTCATGGAGGCCGTGCCGGACGAGACCATAGTCTGCATCGACGAGGCCTACTACGAATACGTAACGAGCCCGGAGTTCCCGGACGCGCTCAAGTACATACGGGAGGGCAGGCCGGTCGTCCTCTTGAGGACGTTCTCGAAGATATACGGCCTTGCGGGGCTCAGGATAGGCTACGGCGTGGCGCGCCCGGATATAGTCGACTACATGGACCGGGTGAGGCAGCCCTTTAACGTCAACTCGCTCGCCATGGGGGCCGCGCTCGCCGCGCTCGACGACGCCGAACACGTCGAGAGCTCGAGGGAGAATAACGCCACGGGGCTGGCCTACCTCTTCGAGGAGATAGAAAAACTCGGCTGCGAGTGCGTGCCGACCGAGGCCAACTTCTTCCTCGTAAAGGTCGGCGACGGAGAGGACGACGGGGGGGCCGTCTACGACGGCCTCTTGAAGAAAGGCGTCATAGTGCGCCCCATGAAGGGCTACGGCCTCGGCCGCT
This region of Thermodesulfobacteriota bacterium genomic DNA includes:
- the hisC gene encoding histidinol-phosphate transaminase codes for the protein MVKSSGKKLNISVPEGIASLTPYPPGKPIEELERELGIEGSIKLASNENPLGPSRKAVEAISGALGSLNRYPDGSCYYLKQKLSERLGVAPEMIIPGNGSNEVIELIIRTFLRPGDEVLMGDPSFAVYPLVVQAAGGEAVRVDLKGLTIDLQAMAERLVDKTRVVFISNPNNPTGTIVTSSELDRFMEAVPDETIVCIDEAYYEYVTSPEFPDALKYIREGRPVVLLRTFSKIYGLAGLRIGYGVARPDIVDYMDRVRQPFNVNSLAMGAALAALDDAEHVESSRENNATGLAYLFEEIEKLGCECVPTEANFFLVKVGDGEDDGGAVYDGLLKKGVIVRPMKGYGLGRYIRVTVGLPEENRRFVEAFKQVTECRV